The Lolium perenne isolate Kyuss_39 chromosome 6, Kyuss_2.0, whole genome shotgun sequence genome segment ccagcagcacgacggcgtggtggtggtggtggaggagaaattcctgcaggggcttcgccaagcctgcgcaggaagaaggagggagagaagGGCGAATAGGGTTTGTGGGATGATGTGTGGAGCCCcaaccctcccctccctcttatataggcgtgcgggggctgccttggcccctcctccaagccctagggttggccaaaaaaggGGGGAAAGTTTGCCTCCAAGGTAAGTCGCTATTTTAaaaggatttgatcttatccacttgatccAGCCACATGGGCGATGTGGGCTGGTGTGTCTGGCCCATTTGGGCCTATGCAACCCCCtacggtccatgttggtcgtccgggataggtgggccccactatggtaccctctgaaaccttctagaacctccggtacaataccgaaaaatcctgaactttttcgGTAACCCTGGAAATGACTTccgatatatgaatcttattctccggactattccagaCCTCATCGTGATGTTttggatcctatccgagactcctaacaacattcggtctccatctcatattccatatctacttaaacaacatcgaaccttaagtgtgtgaccctacggttagcgaactatgcagacatgatcgagacacctctccgaccaataaccaatagcgggacctggagatccataatggctcccacatattcaacgattacttcgtgatcgaaagaaccattaacatatgatactgattccctttatcGCGCGGTACTTTACTTATCCAagattcgatcatcggtatctccataccaagttcaacctcgttacccataagtactctttactcgtgccatgatatgtcatcccttgtgacctagtcacattctTGCATgctaattggatgacattccaccgagagggcccatagtatatctatctgtcatcaggatggacaaatcacaCTCTTGATCCATGTGCTTCAACTTATACTTTCAGaatacttaatgccacctttataaccacccatttacgaagtggtgtttgatgtcatcaaagcatccatccgatgTAAGTGATTAACacaatctcatggtcgaaggattagattactatgtattgaaagcttgtagcaaaacaaacttaatgacttgatcatatgctatgcttactatgggtgtgtgtccatcacatcattcttctaatgatatgatcttgttattaataacatctaatgttcatgatcaggaaactatgatcatctataaatcaacaagctagttaaacgagaggcttactagggactctggtttgtttacaaaacacacatgtatcaatgtttccacttaatacaattatagcatgggatgtaaacatttatcatgagtactaagatataacaataaccatttattattgcatatcgggcatatctccaacattcaaagcattcatactaatagcattgctattagcatgcaagtaaacttccataggttttttaattatcTCTTCAAAcaactcatgtcctaactcaagataaatagtaTAGAGCTCTCTAATTTTGCTGTTGTTTTCcactaagcctaactagtgaaaataaaaacaagaaacaaaaagatgtaattgcagaatctaaaggaaataacttcgagcactcaccatcaactaaaagacttagtagccagaggatgtgagtaccttttaccttacctcccaggcaacggcgccagaaaagagcttgatgtctacgcacgcttctattcttatagacagtgttgggcctccaagtgcagaggtttgtagaacaacaacaagtttcccttaagtggatcacccaaggtttatcgaactcagggaggtagaggtcaaagatatccctctcaagcaaccctgcaattacgatacaagaagtctcttgtgtcccaacacaccacccaatacacttgtcaggtgtataggtgcactagttcggtgaagagatagtgaaatgcaagtaatatggatgattgtaagtagtaattgcaatctgaaaaaaTGGCAGcatgcaaacatgtagcagaattggtttaaacggtgtttcaatgctggtAAACAAAGGCCTaggaatcatactttcactagtggacactctcaacaatgataccataattgaatacatagatattatcacttcactatgctactatgaaccactctccggtttgataataaatacaaattcactgcgtagggatgcataagcattccttaaagttcgcattcccaatctatggacgcccCACACTATCaccttgagcatacaaagatggtactaactagacacaataattcataagtatttctgtaaattaagcttagCAAACAAACACTGCGTgcgcactgtcaccttcacaccgttggacaaggtgtcctcggagatcacataataaaacaacttgagtagcacaatcgttgaagaataacatctacttattcaactagattacaaagctcatgatcacataaagatcatacatggagagatagatagaccacatagctacgggtaaatccctcagcctcgggggagaactactcactcctcatcatgggagtcaacaCCAGCGATGAAGAtgttggtggtgtcgatggagatggctccgggggcaattccccgtcccgatagggtgccggaacaaagacttctgtcccccgaatcttgtctgCGACGGCAGCGGTGCTATGAAACTTTTCGTGGACATATGCTtattgatttagggttcacgcatctggaggcttcttataggcggaagggagaggtcggctgaggccagggggcccagaccacccctaggtgcaCCCAGGGTCTGGGCCGCGCCTAGGCCTGAGCTGGCCGTTGTGTGGCGTTTCTTTGTctcccctctggacttcgtcttcattacggaaaaataagatcttcggcttttgtttcgtccaattctgagaatatttcctgtacaacttttctgaaatacaaaacaacagaaaacagggaactggcactgtggcatcttgtcaataggttagtgccggaaaatatgtaaaagtgcaacaaagtgtaaatAAAACATGTATAAATTTgtgtaaaacaaacatggagtataaaaattatagatacatttgcaacgtatcaacccacaaggagtagaatccctcacaaaagattggcaagcaattggtagagttccaaagaggGAAAGAGtacaaatagatagaattgcaagagGCAAAATATACATAACACTAGAAtccctagaatggaagagaccaATTCCCGAGAAGATCCTTGATGCACTCAATAGATTCAGATTTATAGAGGTTTCCCATAGGGAGGAGCAAACAAGCCTATTTATAGTAGGAGGTTCGAAGggggtaagttacatgctgaaaccgGCAGATTCAGGCTGAAACGCGTAACAATGATACTTCCGGACAGTGGGAGCGGTAGTATCGgccagggcggtagtaccggcctgtgtGGGCGGTAGTACCGACCAACTACTGGCCTACTTCCGGAAATAGCCTCCttgcttgcagtaacatccagggggctTTTAGCGCTTTTCCGGAAGTTGACTGGTACTTTGGTAGTAGTACCGGTGGGCGGAAGTACCGGCCCACCAGGCCTTTTCATCTTGAGTTTATTCAGCCATGGGAGGGAtctgggcggtagtaccggccccggTGGGCGGTAGTTCCAGATGGGTCACTGgatcctttccttcttcctcatctccttctccattggcttggttccCATGGCTTGCTTCTTGTTCGATGTACCTTCTTGAACACAAGGTATTTGAATGAAGTAGTATGCCATCCAAGGGTGTATCAAAAGTACATATGGAAAGGGGTgagttcacctcttggtgtatggctttGGCTCGTGCTCGTGTCAtttgtccacttgggggactacttggccttgatgtagtgtcgtcctttggaggggctacatcatctccccaccCCCCCATtgggagagtcgtcctcgactcgagtTCTTCCTCACCTCCATGATATGGTGAGATATCCGatattctgaaggtgttgctcactAGTTACTTGGACGTGGGTATGTCAATGacataggcgttgttgttgatgcgcttgagcaccttgaagggaccatctcctctttgcttcagcttggagttgcgttcatgTGGGAACCTCTCTTTACGGAGGTGAGGCGGACGCCCTTCACCATCAAACGTAATCCTAAAAACTTCCCTGTCAAAATAATGGTCACTTTCATAATTGTTAATATGTCAAGAACATAATTTCTGGTTCTTGCTCGTTGCAAGATGGCTAATCTTTTAAATTAAAGATCAATGGTTGTTAACTATCTTCTAAGAATATGTTTTATGCTTACGCACCTATTATTGGAGGCGTACTAGTCCACACCAGCACTTGGAACCGTCGGTGGCGTTGGAGGTTGAGGAGGCACTCGTCCTAGCGGCAGTACCTTCTTCTGTTTCGCTGGTCCGTACGATTTAGATTTCATCCGCCCACTGCTGCCTCTTGTGCACCGTTAGTGTTCACCTGTGTCGCTACGGGAGCTTGCGACCGCAAGGCTACCACCTCTTTGTACGACGTGTTTCCCTACCGCTTTCGCTCGATATCGGAAGCCTTGAGCGCAGCCCTAAGGACGGTGACGGTGGCGGCGGAAGCGTCGTAAGGATAGGGAGGCACTGACTCAGCATGCACTGGCGtggatcgggggggggggggggggctgtgtGACCGGGATCCTCCACAAAGGCGACTAAGCGGCGTGGCGGGGGCAGGGAGATCGGCAGCGGCGATGGATGAGCTCGAAGCGCGAGCTGAAATTTTCGTCCCAAAagagtttttcttttcttttaccaCAAGTGAATCCCAAAATGTAAGATGCCCTTGGATTTTCTTTGGTCAACAGCTTACATCTTTGACTATAATTTATGCTTGTAGTATGTCCATAAATTTGTATAAAAATATATGGAAACAAAATTTTGCAGACAAATGTAGCGATACCATTTATACATTGTCAATTCGTGTAATTTGACATATATCAGTAGTCAAAGCCATGCATCAAAGACCGTGCAAAATAAACTGTGGCCGTACATATTTTCACGGAGTATCATACAACCCATATTTTATCAGAGTTGCTCACAAAATCTATTGCCTTGGAATTGGATATTATTATAAAAGAGAAGCTATGTACATCGTGCAAACTACAAAACATTCACATATAATCAGTTTACAGTTATAATTTGTAATGTCCACCATCGACTATAAGCAACCTACAAGCTGACAAGTTAAAGCATATTCCCATCTGAATATATTAGGCTTCTAGGAAGGGCAACATGTATACTCGCTCATTGTATTGGTGATGCCAGAGTAACTAGTCGGTGATGCATATGACATTTCCGAGTGAACCTTTTTCTCAACAATCGTACGGAACAAGACATGCTAGTTTGTCCATTGCAAGCTTCACTACTTTGGTGTTTCCATTTCGTTTGGCAGCAGAACAAAGTAAACTCCAGGCTGAAGCACTAGAGTCTGAAGGGACTACGCTATCAATGAAATGCTCTGCCTCCTTGAACATTCCAGCATGACCCAAAACCTCAATCATATGGGAGTAATGACCTTTTGAAGGTTTTATTTTATAAACCTCAGTCATGGACACAAAGAACTGGAAGGCTTCAGTTACAAGGCCAATTTCTGCACAGGCCTTCAGCACAGATAAGAATGCAAGCGAAGTTGGTATTTTCTCTCTTCTTAACATCTGCACAAACAGGTCAATGGCTGCCTCTGGGCTGTCATTTTCTAAATGAGCTATGATTACTGAGGTCCAAGAAGATGCATTCTTGTCAGATATATATCTGAAGGCATCCAATGCATGTTTGAGGCTACCACAATTGGAGTACATGTCAACAAGGTGATTACTGATGCATGGTTTAGAAGCAAGACCACGCTTTGTAAGATAGGCGTGTGCTTGAAGCCCTTCACTAAGGAGTTCTAGTTTTCCACAAGAATTCAAGATGTCCAATGCAGTCGGGTAGTCAAGAACCCCGCCAGAACGTTGGATAACACGGAAAAGATTAAGTACTCCAATATGATCATCATCTTGAGCAAATTCTTTAACCAGTGCACCCCAAGAGATCTCATGGTTTGAGAGTGATAAGCACAAATTAAGAGCATGTTGGAACTGCCCTTGTCTTAAGTAAAATCTTATTAGAGTTTGCACAACAGAAGCATTGGTTCCATAACCATTTCTGATGGAGTTTCCATGGATCTCCATGGCACCTGAGACATCCCCCAAAGCAACACATGCTGTCAGTACAGAGGTATAAGTGAATTCGTTAGCTTGCACATGCTCCAACTGCATCCTCCTAAACAAATGCATTGCTCTTTCAAACTGACCATTCAAACAGTTGCCTGAGATTACTGCAGACCATGCAGCTGTACCTGGATTCCTGGTTGTTGAGAAGAGAAGATGTGATTCCTCCAGTGAACCACATTTAGCATACATGCCGACCAGTGAACTAGTGACAAAGGGGTCTGCATTCATGTTAAACTTCAAAATGTAGGCGTGTAACATCTTTCCTGCTGCTAAATCAAGATCAGAAGCACATAACCTCAAACTACTGGCCAAAATGAACTGATCCAGCTTTCCCTGAACCAGCAAATAGTATCTTAGCATTCTCAAAGGTATCATACATTGTATCTTATGAAGAGTGGCCGAGTTGACATACATATCCATGAGGGCACTCATAACATGCTCATCTGAGTCCAGACCAGCCCTGATGAGGTAGCCATGTATTTCCATGCCATGATGAATAGCACCTATTCTTGTAACAACATGCAAAATGCTGCCCAACGTAAACTCATCGCATTCGGTGCCTTCAAACATCATTGCCCGGAAGTGAGACAAAGCCTGCTCATCACACATGTTATCCGCATAGCACTGGATGATGGTATTGGAAGAAACCAAATCCTTGTTATCCATACCATCAAACACTTTCTGCATCAGCTGCAGTTCCATTGACCTCCCATAGAACTGGATCAGACAATTCTCCAAGAACCCACTTTTTGAAAACCCTGACTTGATGATGCAGCAATGCAGCTGATGTCCCAAACTTCGATTGGCCAAACTAGAAGCTGCCCTGAGTGCAACCGATAGACTGAACGCGTCACATCCAATACTGGCATGGGCCATTTCCAAGAACAACATTAGCGCCTCCGTGTGGCAGCCATTCTCAGTGTAGCCGCTGAGCATGGAGGTCCAAGAAACCAAATCAGGCACGGCAATGCCATCGAACACCTTCTCGGCGCAACCCAGTGACTGGCAGCTGGCATACATGGTAAGGAGGCCGTTCGCTACAAAGAGGTCAGACCCTACGTAGCCCATCTTGGCAGCGGCACAGTGGATCTGCCTTCCAAATCTGAGGCTCCCAACTGCCGCACAGGCGCGTAGCACGACTGAGAAGACGAACCCGTCAGGCCTCAGCGACAACTCCATCATGCGGAGGAGCAGTACAAGCGCCTCGGACGCGGGACCATGAGTGGCGTACCCGGACATTATGGCGGTCCAAGCGACAAGGGACCTGTCCAGCGGCAGCATTGCCTCGAACACCTGTCGCGCGGGCTGCATTCGACCGGCGCGCGCATGGGCGCGAAGCAGCGAGTGCTCCGCCGTGGCGGAGGAGGAGGTGCGGGCATCTGGTATGGTTTTCACTGATTTGTGTGGGGTGGCGTGGGTGACGCTTCTGGAGATACAGGACGAGCGCGGGAGCAAGGGAGGAGGGAGCGCCATTAGAGACGCTCCTTGAGCGCGGAGGATTCGAATGGAGTGGCCAGGAAGAAGAGGGGGATAAGGTGCACGTGGGCTCGTTGGGCCTTAGCTGGTATATGGGCTGGACGCAAAGCTAACGTCACGCTAGGGAAACCAACAGTTCCCTTTCAGTTCCCTCAAAAAAAAAGTTTCCTTTCAGATTTTCAGATCTTTCAGTCTCCGGAAGCACCGGTGTGTGACGTGTGTCGACTGTCGAGAGGCACTAGCGATCACCGACGAGGTGAGGACAGAGGACCCCATGCTTCACCTACGTGGGTGAACCCAATGGCACGCCCCAAATTTTTCTCAAATTTGATATAAACTAAAATAGATGACACAAATTTAACCTAAATGTTTCATTTATTTAGACCCTGAAGGGATGAGATAACCTAACTAATTTACATATAGGATGAACCCTAGACTAAGCTGTGGTTTAGGGTGGCCGGTGGTGCCCTGGTAGAGCTCGCCGTTGCTCTCCACCTTGATGACGACGGCTATCGAGGGTAACGGCTTGTGGTGGGATGACAGGTGCCCACTGCAGGGTCAGAGTGTGCGGTCCACAACAACCATTGTGTTTCTCCCATGGGGAGTACTGCAGTGGTGAGCTCGTTGGTGCCAGAGGAGATCTATCCCTTTTGATATGCTCTCTTCCAACATAAGATATCCCACGTTTAGCTTCAAAAATTGAGCAATCTGGACCTCCGGGTTAGTGAGCATCCTCACCCTTGCTTAACAAGCATCACAAGATTGAATGCATACATTTTTTTTTTATAGCCAAACCCTCCCTTTTGCTTCGATCAACTTCTCCAAACTAAGTCAATGGATTATGTTTTCTTTCTCTTGGTTGGCCCACCAAAGTCTACTGACCATGCTATTATTATGCTCACATTATCACATAGGCCCCTTTGTGGTGCCAAAACATGTCATAAACAAGTTGTGATTGCTTGAGCACATGACTTCATAAATAATATCCCTTCTCAGTGTATTCTTATTGAACACCATTGCTGGCTTATCCGCATATATACTTTGCTCAGAGATAATCTTATAAAGATTTAAAATATTTCGCATGTCGGGCGAACTTTCCATTAAAACTTTCAGAAGGATTAGTGAACCATCTGCAAATAATAGATAGTTAAAACTTAGTGCACCTGGACTCATCCTTATCTTTCCAAGATTTTCTATCTTGGATAGCCTGGTccaatgtcaacacccggatttttaagttcgGATGCCTatttgtcatacatcgcaatcccaggaatattgttgttgcgaggcataatagttaagtatcatagtcatcattcattacaaaccatattgtcttacaattggaatcacatgatccatattacacgaatagttgatctattgatcaacgaacaaacacaagttcatagcggaagcgtaaagataaatggactctctagtccacaggccaacgcttgacgttggaagactcctagttgtcgtaggcgtcctgctggtcatctccttgttcatcttcatactctggccatttgaatagccagggacaaagccgtgagtacttcaagtactcgcaaactaatactagtgtaagtgctagacaattctagtaagggtgctaagctctaatttatttgcataaagccaattttagtttacaagtatctgagaaaagacttattcatgtgctaactaactcaagtgggaacattagtgtcattcccacaacattgttgtgattcaaagtcaagtcaccaattcaccattcatttcaccaacattttcaagaatttgacatttggaaactgtatggcctttccacccgtccgtaaccgtgcacacggctattcgaatagattgacactctgcagaggttgcacacttgtgccacaacatttgatttcatccgtcgggattaccccgaatcatcgtaacacagtacgcggatcatcaaccataacctttcacttacaaatcctagtatgagcacctctccccacgagcttggcctcccagtgaagaccaactgtcaacctgggaactgcacagggcttggccgtacaattcacctcaattcacatcgtttctcaacaacggaggcagcctcggcataacccctatgatgtgtgttcagagggaacccatactaagatgcataaatttccagttaagccctacccataatcaggtattgtgggggtactcaatattggaaaggtatcgcattcaaagcaatatcagttttatcaaaaatcaccatcttctcttggtcaaattcaccttcaaaattcattcaatggaatgactcttcattccaaggtttcaaattcatttcaaagtcacatgttcccatctagagtagtcaagttttaataattagcactagcactaatcatgaggggtgctacttgctttgctagcttgagactaactttgctactctagtaaccttctttcactttgaccaaagttaactataaaagtaactctttaagaaaacaagtaaaaacttgtaaggtagaaacttgggataggcttatggtaggaaaggtaagactaatggtgccttgccccaaagggctttgcactttgcaagaatattagcttgccttggtagttctcaaagttttcctcctcctcgtcttggtagcaaccttcttcctccgggtattctccggtgctagcgtctaaatttgaatacgagtataattactcaactaattcaatggctattccaaacatcacatatattcacacaaactattctaagcacacaattaatataattagggtgcattggttgtgttgcttgagaaaATTTAATTCCCTcttattacatatgtaaatgatagtttccatagggttcttgagaaatagtttcctctcattgaaatcttcttaagatttaatttctcaaacaatcatgcatgaatttatattgacctaagtcaaccattcattatcatcatttgagaaaatgatttaaatgaggtagaccacctcataccatttaataattctacaaatgatttaaaatctccaagtatttcatgtgagagtatttgaccaggggttcaaacttcatatgaaattaCTTGGGatgagatttaaatgaagtaaaatacttcatatgatttgcataatagttttggacaatatcacttaagtaaactagccatattgcccattatttaaactagggcatgatcatgcaaagtgaccccaCCATTTTAttacagaaacaattagtgtaagtcaaatgtgagctattggagttggaattaactaaatatctattttgttgatttttaatatttatttgaatgtgaaaaagtccatgccttcatctttttatcattttatttctacaacagatctcaaggtgagaccagtggcatgttgtagatcttttctATAGCTTTCCaataatataaaatttgttaaatttggccaagccaaacagattctatttaatttcaaagttggagccagtattgatttGATTTGAAATTATTTAAactagtttgaattaaaagggccggcgggaaactaggcTG includes the following:
- the LOC127334626 gene encoding pentatricopeptide repeat-containing protein At4g13650; this encodes MALPPPLLPRSSCISRSVTHATPHKSVKTIPDARTSSSATAEHSLLRAHARAGRMQPARQVFEAMLPLDRSLVAWTAIMSGYATHGPASEALVLLLRMMELSLRPDGFVFSVVLRACAAVGSLRFGRQIHCAAAKMGYVGSDLFVANGLLTMYASCQSLGCAEKVFDGIAVPDLVSWTSMLSGYTENGCHTEALMLFLEMAHASIGCDAFSLSVALRAASSLANRSLGHQLHCCIIKSGFSKSGFLENCLIQFYGRSMELQLMQKVFDGMDNKDLVSSNTIIQCYADNMCDEQALSHFRAMMFEGTECDEFTLGSILHVVTRIGAIHHGMEIHGYLIRAGLDSDEHVMSALMDMYVNSATLHKIQCMIPLRMLRYYLLVQGKLDQFILASSLRLCASDLDLAAGKMLHAYILKFNMNADPFVTSSLVGMYAKCGSLEESHLLFSTTRNPGTAAWSAVISGNCLNGQFERAMHLFRRMQLEHVQANEFTYTSVLTACVALGDVSGAMEIHGNSIRNGYGTNASVVQTLIRFYLRQGQFQHALNLCLSLSNHEISWGALVKEFAQDDDHIGVLNLFRVIQRSGGVLDYPTALDILNSCGKLELLSEGLQAHAYLTKRGLASKPCISNHLVDMYSNCGSLKHALDAFRYISDKNASSWTSVIIAHLENDSPEAAIDLFVQMLRREKIPTSLAFLSVLKACAEIGLVTEAFQFFVSMTEVYKIKPSKGHYSHMIEVLGHAGMFKEAEHFIDSVVPSDSSASAWSLLCSAAKRNGNTKVVKLAMDKLACLVPYDC